The following are encoded together in the Budorcas taxicolor isolate Tak-1 chromosome 4, Takin1.1, whole genome shotgun sequence genome:
- the LOC128046461 gene encoding olfactory receptor 2A5-like — translation MEGNQSWIAEFILVGFQLSEDMELLLFVIFILLYTFNLLANGMILGLISLDPRLHTPMYYFLSHLAITDVAYASSNLPNMLENLMVSYLAFASVECLTLVAMSSDRFVLQYTVIMNWRVCTFLAIACWVCGFSLAIVQVSLFLRLPFCGPQKVNHFFCEISSVLKVTCGDIWINEMFLFADGVFILVGPLSLMLVSYVRILWAILKIQSKEGCKKAFSTCSSHLCMVGFYFGIAMMVYLAPESSHQEEQQKILFLFYLLQPITEPPCLQCTECSSEGCLPQSIAEK, via the exons ATGGAGGGCAACCAATCATGGATCGCAGAATTCATTCTGGTGGGATTTCAGCTCAGTGAAGACATGGAATTGCTCCTCTTTGTTATCTTCATCCTGTTATATACCTTCAACCTGCTGGCAAATGGCATGATCTTGGGACTCATCTCGCTTGACCCCAGActgcacacccccatgtactacTTCCTGTCTCATCTGGCCATCACTGACGTAGCCTATGCTTCCAGCAATTTACCAAATATGCTGGAAAACCTA ATGGTTTCCTATTTGGCCTTTGCTTCTGTAGAGTGCCTGACTTTGGTGGCGATGTCCTCTGACAGGTTTGTACTGCAGTACACGGTCATCATGAACTGGAGGGTGTGCACATTCCTGGCCATCGCTTGCTGGGTGTGTGGATTTTCCCTGGCCATAGTCCAAGTAAGTCTGTTTCTACGGCTGCCCTTCTGTGGGCCCCAGAAGGTAAACCACTTTTTCTGCGAAATTAGCTCTGTCCTCAAAGTGACCTGTGGTGACATCTGGATCAATGAAATGTTCCTCTTTGCTGATGGCGTGTTTATTCTAGTTGGGCCCCTTTCCCTGATGCTGGTCTCTTACGTGCGCATCCTCTGGGCCATCCTGAAGATCCAGTCAAAGGAGGGCTGCAAgaaagccttctccacctgctcctcccacctttgTATGGTTGGGTTCTACTTTGGCATAGCCATGATGGTGTACTTGGCCCCTGAGAGTAGTCACCAAGAGGAACAGCAGAAAATCCTTTTCCTGTTTTACCTTCTTCAACCCATTACTGAACCCCCTTGTCTACAGTGTACGGAATGCTCAAGTGAAGGCTGCCTTCCACAAAGTATTGCAGAAAAATAG
- the LOC128046435 gene encoding LOW QUALITY PROTEIN: olfactory receptor 2A2-like (The sequence of the model RefSeq protein was modified relative to this genomic sequence to represent the inferred CDS: deleted 1 base in 1 codon) has translation MGSNQSWVTEFILVGFHLSAKMEKLLFWIFSLFYIFSLLANGTILGLICLDLRLHTPMYFFLSHLAIIDMSYASNNVPKMMANLVNKHRTISFVPCILQTFLYLGFAATECLILMVMSYDRFVAICHPLQYTVIMSWRVCRALAATSWACGFILALVHAVLLLRLPFCGPWEVNHLFCEILSVLQLACVDTWINQVVLLAASVFVLVGPLCLMLVSYVHILCAILKIQSKEGRRKAFSTCSSHLCVVGLFFGIAMLVYMVPDSNQREEEEKILSLFHSLFNPSLLNPLIYSLRNAQVKGALYRALQKRSV, from the exons ATGGGAAGTAACCAGTCATGGGTCACAGAATTCATCCTGGTAGGCTTCCATCTCAgtgcaaagatggaaaagcttctCTTCTGGATCTTCTCCCTGTTTTATATCTTCAGTCTGCTGGCAAATGGCACGATCTTGGGACTCATCTGTCTGGACCTGAGActgcacacccccatgtacttcttcctctcacATCTGGCCATCATCGACATGTCCTATGCTTCCAACAACGTCCCCAAGATGATGGCAAACTTAGTGAACAAGCATAGAACCATCTCTTTTGTCCCGTGCATACTGCAGACTTTTCTGTATTTGGGGTTTGCTGCTACCGAGTGCCTGATTTTGATGGTGATGTCCTACGATAGGTTTGTGGCGATCTGTCATCCCCTCCAGTACACTGTCATCATGAGCTGGAGAGTGTGCAGGGCCCTGGCTGCCACTTCCTGGGCATGTGGATTTATTCTGGCTCTGGTCCACGCAGTTCTCCTCCTAAGACTGCCCTTCTGTGGGCCCTGGGAAGTGAACCACCTCTTTTGTGAAATTCTGTCTGTCCTCCAGCTGGCCTGTGTTGACACATGGATCAACCAAGTGGTCCTCCTTGCCGCTTCTGTATTTGTCTTAGTCGGGCCCCTGTGCTTAATGCTAGTCTCTTACGTACACATCCTCTGTGCCATCCTGAAGATCCAGTCAAAGGAGGGCCGCAGaaaggccttctccacctgctcctcccacctctgTGTGGTTGGACTCTTCTTTGGCATAGCCATGTTGGTTTATATGGTGCCAGACTCCAATCAacgagaagaggaggagaaaatacTGTCCCTGTTTCACAGTCTCTTTAATCCA TCATTGCTGAACCCTCTCATTTACAGCCTGAGGAATGCTCAGGTGAAGGGTGCCTTGTACAGAGCTCTGCAGAAGAGGTCCGTGTGA